One Campylobacter pinnipediorum subsp. caledonicus genomic window carries:
- the glmM gene encoding phosphoglucosamine mutase, which produces MKLFGTDGVRGKAGEKLSAQTAMKLAMAAGIYFRDHSNTNTILVGKDTRKSGYMIETAIVAGLTAVGYNVLQIGPMPTPAVAFLTEDMRCDAGIMISASHNPYYDNGIKFFDSNGDKLAKDIEKQIEDIYFDDEMILNAQKTMSQIGANKRIDDVIGRYIVQIKNSFPKELTLKNMRIVLDVANGAAYKVAPTVFSELGADVIVLNDEPNGININQNCGALHPEYLASEVQRLRADIGFAFDGDADRLVVVDELGEIVHGDALLGFLTVFLSEQGVLKGNALVATIMSNQALDDYLKANGIKLLRSNVGDKYVLEMMKENGINFGGEQSGHVIFNDYAKTGDGLVTALQVVAMILKKGKKVSKIFSELKPYPQILCNLQVTDKKPLEEIAGLKELEQELQAQSIRTLFRYSGTENVIRLLLEGKNEALVDTKMQEVKAFFKKALNG; this is translated from the coding sequence ATGAAACTTTTTGGAACAGATGGTGTCAGAGGAAAAGCCGGAGAAAAGCTATCAGCTCAAACAGCTATGAAACTCGCAATGGCAGCCGGAATTTACTTTAGAGATCATTCAAATACAAATACGATATTAGTCGGAAAAGACACTAGAAAAAGTGGCTATATGATAGAAACAGCTATAGTCGCTGGACTTACAGCGGTTGGGTACAATGTCCTTCAGATAGGCCCTATGCCGACACCTGCGGTCGCATTTTTGACTGAGGATATGAGATGTGATGCTGGTATAATGATAAGCGCTAGCCACAATCCTTACTATGATAACGGCATAAAATTTTTTGATAGCAACGGCGATAAACTTGCAAAAGATATAGAAAAACAGATAGAAGATATATATTTTGATGATGAAATGATACTAAACGCTCAAAAAACTATGTCACAAATCGGCGCAAACAAAAGGATAGATGACGTGATAGGTCGATATATCGTTCAGATAAAAAACTCATTTCCAAAAGAGCTAACATTAAAAAATATGAGGATAGTCCTAGATGTGGCAAATGGTGCGGCTTATAAGGTAGCTCCGACTGTATTTAGCGAACTTGGAGCAGATGTTATCGTGCTAAACGATGAGCCAAATGGAATCAATATCAATCAAAACTGCGGTGCATTGCACCCCGAATACCTTGCTAGTGAGGTGCAAAGACTTAGGGCTGATATAGGCTTTGCTTTTGATGGCGATGCTGATAGATTGGTCGTTGTTGATGAGCTTGGCGAGATAGTTCACGGAGATGCTTTGCTTGGGTTTTTGACCGTGTTTTTGTCAGAGCAAGGGGTGCTAAAAGGCAATGCACTTGTAGCAACTATAATGAGCAATCAAGCTTTGGATGACTATCTTAAAGCGAATGGCATAAAGCTACTTCGTTCAAATGTAGGCGATAAATATGTGCTTGAGATGATGAAAGAAAATGGCATAAACTTTGGAGGCGAACAAAGCGGACACGTTATTTTTAATGATTATGCAAAGACCGGCGATGGCTTGGTTACTGCCTTGCAAGTGGTTGCTATGATACTTAAAAAAGGCAAGAAAGTAAGTAAAATTTTTAGCGAACTAAAGCCATATCCGCAAATTTTATGCAACCTTCAAGTTACGGACAAAAAACCACTTGAAGAGATAGCTGGGCTTAAAGAGCTAGAGCAAGAGCTTCAAGCACAGTCTATAAGGACACTTTTTAGGTATTCTGGGACAGAAAATGTCATCAGGCTTTTGCTTGAAGGCAAAAACGAAGCATTGGTTGATACAAAAATGCAAGAAGTTAAAGCATTTTTCAAAAAAGCCCTAAACGGATAA
- the lspA gene encoding signal peptidase II: protein MKRQIYTFLSVFVVILVIDQAIKYFFVSTNYQLNGEYISLVLAYNTGVAFSMFAFLAENLKFVQLALIFALFGYLLYEKKLLKSNLINFAMIFGSGISNILDRFTYGAVVDYVFWHKWFEFAIFNFADVMINISVFLIIIKNFIKKEKDE from the coding sequence TTGAAAAGACAAATTTATACTTTTTTATCGGTTTTTGTTGTTATCTTGGTTATAGACCAGGCCATAAAATACTTTTTTGTAAGCACAAATTATCAGCTTAACGGTGAATATATCTCGCTTGTCCTTGCTTACAATACCGGTGTCGCTTTTTCTATGTTTGCATTTTTAGCTGAAAACTTGAAATTTGTTCAACTTGCACTTATTTTTGCTCTATTTGGCTATCTTTTGTATGAGAAAAAACTCCTAAAATCAAATCTAATAAATTTCGCGATGATTTTTGGCTCTGGGATATCGAACATATTAGATAGATTTACTTATGGTGCGGTGGTTGATTATGTATTTTGGCATAAGTGGTTTGAGTTTGCGATATTTAACTTCGCTGATGTTATGATAAACATATCTGTATTTTTGATCATTATAAAAAACTTCATTAAAAAGGAAAAAGATGAATAA